In Blastopirellula sediminis, the following proteins share a genomic window:
- a CDS encoding serine protease: MNDKVLDVVPRLLVLILAFTGPSVAMAQSVCLPAPRLLTTMPMGGQVGTTLDVTITGESLEELDQLRFSHPAITATRKLADDGSPVANQYVVTIAADCPPGIHEARVMTRLGISSSRVFSVGALPETTATTPNTKLETALPIAIDSVCNGKMTAKAIDYYSFEGKQGQRIIVNCAARGIDSKLNPVLVVADAKGNDLRVERRGGSIDFTPEADGKYVIKVHDLTFDGGPYHFYRLTLQTIPADAPLPLFASTRDVNAFSWPPIGLAATAAMTEVEPNDKAEEIQKITLPCDIAGSFFPAADVDAYEFTAKMGEVWWVEVASDRLGRPTDPSIVVQQVNDKGEAVDLVELSDIPSPVKVSSNGYSYDGPCYNAGSADILGKVEIKQDGVHRLRITDLFGGTRNDPRNVYRLIIRKAEPDFAIVGWALHMNLRNGDRNALSKPMALRGGATMAFEVVVVRRDGFDGPIELGLDNLPAGVTAAGLTIPKGASRGILLLTADEKVEPGLTSANFFGRAEINGEMVTRQGSFASMTWPVKDQWQEIPTPRLLADVPVSACGAEAAPLTIAAAEEKVYEAKAGEKLTIPLTQIRRNEFSGAILNLQTFGPGFEGNAAFDVSLKDDATEAVVDLTKLKPQPGDYTIAFYGSAVAKYADHPQVAAVADAEEALAKAQAKAAEAANLAPEAPAVTEEEKKAAEVRAKEIADRQKKAAEAVVAAEKKLQTAQTQAAPKDIVDIVVSQPIQIRVVPAVEVTQK; encoded by the coding sequence ATGAACGACAAAGTGCTGGACGTCGTCCCCCGCCTACTCGTTTTGATTCTGGCGTTTACCGGACCTTCCGTAGCGATGGCGCAATCGGTTTGTCTGCCGGCGCCACGTCTGTTGACCACGATGCCGATGGGGGGACAAGTCGGCACGACGCTCGACGTCACCATCACCGGCGAAAGCCTGGAAGAGCTTGATCAGCTCCGCTTTTCGCATCCCGCGATCACCGCGACTCGCAAGCTGGCCGACGACGGCTCGCCGGTCGCCAATCAGTATGTGGTGACGATCGCCGCCGATTGCCCGCCGGGGATTCATGAAGCTCGCGTCATGACGCGGCTTGGCATTTCGTCGTCGCGCGTTTTCAGCGTCGGCGCGCTTCCCGAAACGACCGCAACCACGCCGAACACGAAGCTCGAAACGGCGTTGCCGATCGCGATCGACTCGGTCTGCAACGGCAAGATGACCGCCAAGGCGATCGACTACTACTCGTTCGAGGGTAAACAGGGCCAACGCATCATCGTCAACTGTGCGGCCCGCGGGATCGACTCGAAGTTGAACCCGGTTTTGGTCGTCGCCGACGCCAAGGGGAACGACCTGCGGGTCGAACGCCGCGGCGGTTCGATCGACTTCACGCCCGAAGCGGACGGCAAGTATGTGATCAAGGTGCATGACCTGACGTTTGACGGCGGGCCGTATCACTTCTATCGACTCACGCTGCAAACGATCCCGGCCGACGCGCCGTTGCCGCTGTTCGCTTCGACTCGCGATGTGAACGCTTTCTCGTGGCCGCCGATCGGCCTGGCCGCGACCGCCGCGATGACCGAGGTCGAACCAAACGACAAAGCGGAAGAGATCCAGAAGATCACCTTGCCGTGCGACATCGCCGGCAGCTTCTTCCCGGCGGCGGACGTCGACGCCTACGAGTTCACCGCCAAGATGGGTGAAGTCTGGTGGGTCGAAGTCGCTTCGGACCGTCTTGGCCGCCCGACCGATCCGTCGATCGTCGTTCAGCAGGTCAATGACAAAGGGGAAGCGGTCGACCTGGTCGAGCTGAGCGACATCCCGAGCCCGGTGAAGGTCTCGAGCAACGGTTACAGCTACGACGGCCCCTGCTACAACGCCGGCTCGGCCGACATCCTCGGCAAAGTCGAAATCAAACAAGATGGCGTCCATCGCCTGCGGATCACCGACCTGTTCGGCGGCACGCGTAACGATCCTCGCAATGTCTACCGCCTGATCATTCGCAAAGCGGAGCCGGACTTCGCGATTGTCGGTTGGGCGCTGCACATGAATCTCCGCAACGGCGACCGCAACGCCTTGTCGAAGCCGATGGCTCTCCGCGGCGGCGCGACGATGGCGTTTGAAGTGGTGGTCGTTCGCCGCGATGGATTCGACGGCCCGATCGAGTTGGGACTCGACAATCTGCCGGCTGGCGTGACCGCCGCGGGTTTGACGATTCCGAAAGGCGCCTCGCGCGGCATCCTGCTGTTGACCGCCGATGAAAAAGTAGAGCCGGGCCTGACCAGCGCCAACTTCTTTGGTCGAGCCGAGATCAACGGCGAGATGGTGACCCGCCAGGGAAGCTTCGCTTCGATGACCTGGCCGGTGAAAGACCAGTGGCAAGAGATCCCGACGCCGCGTCTGCTGGCCGACGTGCCGGTTTCGGCGTGCGGCGCGGAAGCGGCGCCTCTGACCATCGCTGCGGCCGAAGAAAAGGTGTACGAAGCGAAGGCCGGCGAAAAGCTGACGATTCCGCTCACGCAAATCCGCCGCAACGAGTTCTCCGGCGCGATCCTCAACCTGCAAACCTTTGGCCCTGGCTTTGAAGGGAACGCCGCGTTTGACGTTTCGCTGAAAGACGACGCGACCGAAGCGGTCGTCGATCTGACCAAGCTGAAGCCGCAGCCGGGCGACTACACGATCGCCTTCTACGGCAGCGCCGTCGCCAAGTACGCCGATCATCCGCAAGTCGCCGCCGTCGCCGACGCGGAAGAAGCGTTGGCCAAGGCCCAAGCGAAAGCGGCCGAAGCGGCCAACCTGGCGCCGGAAGCTCCGGCCGTTACCGAAGAAGAAAAGAAGGCGGCCGAAGTGCGAGCCAAGGAAATCGCCGACCGGCAGAAGAAAGCGGCCGAAGCGGTCGTCGCCGCCGAAAAGAAACTGCAGACCGCCCAAACCCAGGCGGCGCCCAAAGATATCGTCGACATCGTCGTCTCCCAACCGATTCAAATTCGTGTCGTTCCCGCCGTGGAGGTTACCCAGAAATGA
- a CDS encoding transposase has protein sequence MERQLWRSILAAFREIGKPRFDPRSTFTVIEVVRVWFWAVIHDRPISWACERENWPIHERRQRLPSNATMSRRMRSHDVRAFLKEVEDRVLRPNSAACDTWFIDGKPLAISGCSKDRQATYGRATGGKAKGYKLHLIFGKNGMIGDWRMASMKDDEREMARRILRTTTIQGRLVADGNYDSNKLFAICDERGDIELIAPRRYGPDKGFGHRPQTAGRLRSKEILEDSDPQIAQQIMDERVAIERFFGNLTNWGGGLACLPAWARTYRRVRRWVQAKLILNGLKRRRTKRT, from the coding sequence ATGGAACGCCAACTCTGGAGATCGATTCTCGCTGCGTTTCGCGAGATTGGCAAGCCGCGGTTTGATCCGCGCAGCACGTTTACCGTCATCGAGGTCGTGCGGGTTTGGTTCTGGGCGGTGATTCATGACCGCCCGATTAGTTGGGCCTGCGAACGCGAGAACTGGCCGATTCATGAGCGACGTCAACGGTTGCCGTCGAACGCGACGATGTCGCGTCGTATGCGTTCGCATGACGTTCGTGCGTTTCTTAAAGAGGTTGAAGATCGCGTGCTACGGCCGAATTCGGCCGCCTGCGATACCTGGTTCATCGACGGCAAGCCGCTTGCGATTAGCGGCTGTTCGAAAGACAGGCAAGCGACGTACGGGCGAGCGACTGGCGGCAAAGCGAAAGGCTACAAGCTGCACTTAATCTTCGGGAAAAACGGCATGATCGGCGACTGGAGAATGGCGTCGATGAAGGACGACGAACGGGAGATGGCTCGCCGAATACTGCGTACCACAACCATCCAAGGACGTCTGGTCGCGGACGGCAATTACGACTCGAATAAGCTGTTCGCCATCTGCGATGAGCGGGGCGACATCGAGCTGATCGCACCGCGTCGTTACGGACCAGACAAAGGGTTCGGGCATCGCCCGCAAACGGCCGGACGACTGCGCTCGAAGGAGATTCTGGAAGACTCGGATCCGCAAATCGCGCAACAGATTATGGACGAACGCGTGGCGATCGAACGCTTCTTCGGCAACTTGACGAACTGGGGCGGCGGTCTCGCATGCCTACCGGCCTGGGCCAGAACCTACCGCCGCGTCCGCCGCTGGGTCCAAGCCAAACTGATCCTCAACGGCCTCAAACGGCGACGAACGAAAAGAACTTAG
- a CDS encoding DUF1501 domain-containing protein has protein sequence MTHPFNAASAICPGPVSRRGFMRMGLAGFASLSLPGVMRLQAATPVAEAKKKNAVIMVWKPGGCSHIDTYDPKPNAPVEYRGPFATIPTKVPGMHFTELLPRQAAIADKFTVLRSMRQNAGGHPAGSMQLLSGDPDTRDKPAPRLPDWMSVANYIRSQQGPRDNPLPIYAGVNPPGNYTGPAYLGDAYAPFAVSGDPNNPSFSVPNIGVSDPRELSRLERRATLRQKLDSLHRAFDKAGELEALDEFEMQAMTLLTNPKTKIAFDLSLEDEKTRDRYGRNTWGQQLLLARRLVEAGVDILTSSLHGPLCGRVSNWDDHAVNHHVFDAMRFRAQAYDQAVSALIEDIHERGLQERVLVVVTGEFGRTPKVNYQPSTGAGNASAPAGTKQPGRDHWPRAFSNIWSGGGIETGRFIGATDSKGEDSVDRICQPGDFLATIYHHLGIDGRKVFIKDLNGRPTPIVDHGEPIPELIS, from the coding sequence ATGACTCACCCCTTTAACGCTGCGTCGGCCATTTGCCCTGGCCCTGTTTCGCGTCGCGGTTTCATGCGGATGGGATTGGCTGGCTTCGCCTCTCTCAGCTTGCCGGGCGTGATGCGTCTGCAAGCCGCGACTCCGGTCGCCGAAGCGAAGAAAAAGAACGCCGTGATCATGGTCTGGAAGCCAGGCGGCTGTTCCCACATCGACACCTACGATCCGAAGCCGAACGCCCCGGTCGAATACCGCGGCCCGTTCGCCACCATTCCGACCAAAGTCCCCGGCATGCACTTCACCGAACTGCTGCCGCGACAAGCCGCGATCGCCGACAAGTTCACCGTCCTCCGCTCGATGCGTCAAAACGCCGGCGGTCACCCGGCCGGTTCGATGCAGCTCCTCTCGGGCGATCCCGACACGCGCGACAAACCGGCGCCGCGCCTGCCCGACTGGATGTCGGTCGCCAACTACATCCGTTCGCAGCAAGGCCCGCGCGATAACCCGCTGCCGATCTACGCGGGGGTGAATCCTCCGGGCAATTACACCGGTCCCGCTTATCTGGGGGACGCCTACGCGCCGTTTGCGGTCTCCGGCGATCCCAACAACCCCAGCTTCTCGGTCCCCAACATCGGCGTCTCGGATCCGCGTGAACTGTCGCGGCTCGAACGTCGCGCGACGCTGCGGCAAAAGCTCGACTCGCTCCATCGCGCGTTCGACAAAGCGGGCGAACTCGAAGCGCTCGACGAATTCGAGATGCAGGCGATGACTCTGCTCACCAATCCGAAAACCAAGATCGCCTTCGACCTGAGCCTGGAAGACGAAAAGACTCGCGATCGTTACGGCCGCAACACGTGGGGCCAGCAGCTGTTGCTCGCTCGCCGTCTGGTCGAAGCGGGCGTCGACATTCTCACCTCCAGCTTGCACGGTCCGCTTTGCGGTCGCGTCAGCAACTGGGACGACCATGCGGTCAACCATCACGTCTTTGACGCGATGCGGTTCCGCGCTCAAGCGTACGATCAGGCGGTCTCGGCGCTGATCGAAGACATTCATGAACGTGGCCTGCAAGAGCGAGTCCTGGTGGTCGTCACCGGCGAGTTTGGTCGCACGCCGAAGGTGAACTACCAACCGAGCACCGGCGCCGGAAACGCCAGCGCTCCGGCCGGAACGAAGCAACCGGGCCGCGATCACTGGCCGCGAGCTTTCTCCAACATCTGGTCGGGCGGCGGCATCGAAACGGGCCGCTTCATCGGCGCCACCGACTCCAAGGGAGAAGACTCGGTCGACCGGATCTGCCAACCAGGCGACTTCCTGGCGACGATCTATCACCACCTCGGCATCGACGGCCGCAAGGTCTTCATCAAAGACCTCAACGGCCGCCCGACTCCGATCGTCGACCACGGCGAGCCGATTCCGGAATTGATCTCGTAA